Proteins from a genomic interval of Gossypium hirsutum isolate 1008001.06 chromosome A09, Gossypium_hirsutum_v2.1, whole genome shotgun sequence:
- the LOC107930294 gene encoding oxidation resistance protein 1 isoform X1, with the protein MYTLKDKVAEGLSRLFSDSSNHSTPSDLSQASLYSKGPSSLYSIFSYRTLELQDEPLDSCEDLTIPFTNEKLVRVHEVKKKISEDSDNKQTISPRGEDKDRTSERRSSDSDEFLDTREQRSSIKPPLNLSDESVFITCDLYEFLVSSLPNIVKGCQWVLLYSTLKHGISLRTLIRKSAELSGPCLLITGDRKGAIFGAMLECPLKPTPKRKYQGTNQTFVFTTVYGEPRLFRPTAVGGGGNFALCLDGELLTGSSGPSETFGNLCLAHNQGFDLNNVELWGFTHASPYASIESN; encoded by the exons atgTATACATTGAAAGATAAAGTAGCTGAGGGTCTTTCACGTTTATTTTCAGATTCATCAAATCATTCTACTCCATCTGATCTTTCTCAg GCtagtttgtattccaaaggaccaaGCTCTTTGTATTCCATTTTTTCGTATAGGACACTTGAGTTGCAAGATGAACCCTTGGATAGCTGTGAAGACCTCACAATTCCTTTTACAAATGAAAAATTAGTAAGGGTTCATGAAGTTAAGAAGAAAATTTCGGAAGATAGTGACAACAAGCAAACAATTAGTCCTCGGGGTGAGGATAAGGACCGTACCTCTGAAAGGAGGAGCAGTGATTCCGATGAATTTCTAGATACACGAGAGCAACGGAGTTCAATAAAGCCTCCACTGAACCTTTCTGATGAATCGGTGTTTATTACCTGTGATTTGTACGAATTCTTGGTGTCTTCCCTTCCCAATATTGTTAAAGGGTGTCAATGGGTGTTGTTGTATAG TACGTTGAAACATGGTATATCACTTCGTACGCTTATTCGTAAGAGTGCTGAACTTTCTGGCCCTTGTTTGTTG ATTACTGGAGATAGGAAAGGAGCCATCTTTGGTGCAATGCTAGAATGTCCCTTGAAACCAACACCCAAGAGAAAATATCAA GGAACAAACCAGACATTTGTTTTCACAACTGTATATGGTGAACCGAGGCTATTTAGACCAACTG CAGTTGGTGGTGGTGGCAATTTTGCTTTGTGCTTGGATGGAGAGCT tTTAACCGGAAGTAGTGGCCCTTCTGAAACATTTGGGAACTTGTGTTTGGCTCATAACCAGGGCTTCGACCTTAATAATGTCGAG CTATGGGGTTTCACACATGCATCACCCTATGCCTCAATTGAAAGCAACTGA
- the LOC107930294 gene encoding oxidation resistance protein 1 isoform X2 produces MYTLKDKVAEGLSRLFSDSSNHSTPSDLSQASLYSKGPSSLYSIFSYRTLELQDEPLDSCEDLTIPFTNEKLVRVHEVKKKISEDSDNKQTISPRGEDKDRTSERRSSDSDEFLDTREQRSSIKPPLNLSDESVFITCDLYEFLVSSLPNIVKGCQWVLLYSTLKHGISLRTLIRKSAELSGPCLLITGDRKGAIFGAMLECPLKPTPKRKYQGTNQTFVFTTVYGEPRLFRPTVGGGGNFALCLDGELLTGSSGPSETFGNLCLAHNQGFDLNNVELWGFTHASPYASIESN; encoded by the exons atgTATACATTGAAAGATAAAGTAGCTGAGGGTCTTTCACGTTTATTTTCAGATTCATCAAATCATTCTACTCCATCTGATCTTTCTCAg GCtagtttgtattccaaaggaccaaGCTCTTTGTATTCCATTTTTTCGTATAGGACACTTGAGTTGCAAGATGAACCCTTGGATAGCTGTGAAGACCTCACAATTCCTTTTACAAATGAAAAATTAGTAAGGGTTCATGAAGTTAAGAAGAAAATTTCGGAAGATAGTGACAACAAGCAAACAATTAGTCCTCGGGGTGAGGATAAGGACCGTACCTCTGAAAGGAGGAGCAGTGATTCCGATGAATTTCTAGATACACGAGAGCAACGGAGTTCAATAAAGCCTCCACTGAACCTTTCTGATGAATCGGTGTTTATTACCTGTGATTTGTACGAATTCTTGGTGTCTTCCCTTCCCAATATTGTTAAAGGGTGTCAATGGGTGTTGTTGTATAG TACGTTGAAACATGGTATATCACTTCGTACGCTTATTCGTAAGAGTGCTGAACTTTCTGGCCCTTGTTTGTTG ATTACTGGAGATAGGAAAGGAGCCATCTTTGGTGCAATGCTAGAATGTCCCTTGAAACCAACACCCAAGAGAAAATATCAA GGAACAAACCAGACATTTGTTTTCACAACTGTATATGGTGAACCGAGGCTATTTAGACCAACTG TTGGTGGTGGTGGCAATTTTGCTTTGTGCTTGGATGGAGAGCT tTTAACCGGAAGTAGTGGCCCTTCTGAAACATTTGGGAACTTGTGTTTGGCTCATAACCAGGGCTTCGACCTTAATAATGTCGAG CTATGGGGTTTCACACATGCATCACCCTATGCCTCAATTGAAAGCAACTGA
- the LOC107930406 gene encoding pre-mRNA-processing factor 19 homolog 1 produces MNCSISGEVPEEPVVSTKSGLLYEKRLIERHISDYGKCPVTGEALTMDDIVPVKTGKIVKPRSLTAASIPGMLGMFQNEWDALMLSNFALEQQLHTARQELSHALYQHDAACRVIARLKKERDEARSLLAQAERQAPLPASAATANVSALSNGKRAAESEDMGPGGKRMRPGVSDSIIAELTECNAALSQQRKKRQIPPTLAPIDALERYTQLSSHPLHKTNKPGITSIDINFSKDIVATGGVDSSAVLFDRTSGEILSTLSGHSKKVTSVKFVAQNDVFLSGSADKTVRIWQGSEDGKYDCRHILKDHTAEVQAVTVHATNNYFVTASLDMTWCFYDLSSGLCLTQVEDPSNSMGYTSAAFHPDGLILGTGTTGATVRIWDVKSRGNVANFDGHTGAVTAISFSENGYFLATAAHDGVKLWDLRKLKNFRSFELYDQDTPTNSVDFDHSGSYLAIAGSDIRVFQVGSVKAEWNCIKTLPDLSGTGKSTCVKFGPDAKYLAVGSMDRNLRIFGLPEGDDASTES; encoded by the exons ATGAACTGTTCAA TCTCCGGTGAGGTGCCGGAGGAGCCCGTTGTCTCCACGAAATCCGGCTTGCTCTACGAGAAACGCTTAATCGAGCGTCATATTTCG GATTATGGGAAGTGTCCAGTTACTGGGGAGGCACTTACTATGGACGACATTGTCCCGGTCAAAACCGGCAAG ATTGTGAAGCCCAGATCTTTAACAGCAGCTAGCATTCCTGGGATGCTTGGAATGTTTCAGAAT GAATGGGATGCTTTAATGCTATCCAATTTTGCATTGGAGCAGCAGCTTCATACCGCCAGGCAAGAGTTAAGTCATGCACTCTACCAG CATGATGCTGCCTGCCGTGTGATTGCAAGACTTAAAAAGGAAAGGGACGAAGCCAGGTCATTGCTCGCACAGGCTGAGAGGCAGGCACCGTTGCCTGCATCAGCAGCTACTGCCAATGTTTCTGCTCTCAGCAATGGAAAGAGAG CTGCAGAGAGTGAAGATATGGGCCCTGGTGGAAAGAGAATGCGTCCTGGGGTTTCTGATAGTATTATTGCTGAGTTAACAGAATGTAATGCAGCTCTGTCACAACAGCGTAAAAAGCGCCAG ATACCTCCCACTTTAGCTCCCATTGATGCTTTGGAGAGGTATACCCAACTATCTAGTCATCCTCTTCACAAGACTAACAAACCTGGAATCACTTCAATTGATATCAATTTTTCAAAG GATATTGTTGCCACTGGAGGGGTTGATTCAAGTGCTGTACTCTTTGATCGAACATCTGGAGAGATCTTATCTACACTCAGTGGGCATTCTAAGAAG GTTACTAGTGTAAAATTTGTAGCCCAGAATGATGTATTTTTAAGTGGTTCAGCAGATAAG ACTGTTCGGATTTGGCAAGGGTCTGAAGATGGAAAGTATGATTGCAGGCATATTTTGAAAGATCATACAGCTGAG GTGCAAGCTGTCACGGTCCATGCCACTAACAACTACTTTGTAACTGCTTCACTTGACATGACGTGGTGTTTTTATGATCTTTCGTCTGGTTTATGCTTGACCCAG GTTGAAGACCCATCAAATTCTATGGGCTATACGTCTGCAGCTTTTCATCCTGATGGCCTTATCCTTGGAACTGGCACCACTGGAGCTACTGTTAGAATTTGGGATGTGAAGAGTCGG GGAAATGTTGCCAACTTTGATGGACACACTGGGGCTGTAACAGCCATATCTTTCTCAGAAAACGGTTACTTCCTTGCG ACTGCTGCTCATGATGGTGTTAAGTTGTGGGATCTACGCAAATTGAAGAACTTTCGatcttttgaattatatgatCAAGACACACCAACCAACTCAG tGGATTTCGACCATAGTGGGAGTTACCTTGCAATTGCTGGCTCAGATATAAG AGTTTTCCAAGTTGGCAGCGTAAAAGCTGAATGGAATTGCATCAAAACTTTACCTGATCTGTCCGGCACAG GTAAATCAACTTGTGTCAAATTTGGTCCAGATGCAAAGTACTTGGCAGTGGGATCAATGGATCGCAACCTTCGCATATTTGGCCTTCCCGAAGGTGATGATGCTTCAACAGAATCATAA
- the LOC107930411 gene encoding uncharacterized protein: protein MDGMLVTGRKDEQENDDSLQNGDLSVGENGMNNSELKLKKLARKVNPWHALMLNAKRLQGRKNLIKDSLQRSIFDISHKIPRHVVTLDEKYLRRCLELIHINAAKAARCNISVNLSSLNMAVLSDGLNSNKMRDEDTCDFDRFVFDCPLAVETGSVVLGPADPWVVGSIMGSRSMANILKSPLLQKLGVSDVDSSLMDVKGSNISSDFTNSLGGFMHYSLNKLGSETHVLDTRKYGSETVQKRLVSVSSSNSSCSDQSFSSNSTMISQGMLQCTWKGGIPYFVFSLDNQRVVYVANLLKEGSAQNKGLGYTYLFRSSKGGHKEHGINDNDLHLVGKMKVSTSFTIGPQDSKIIETEFVLFDGNETFNLEPQTSSHNHGKNKGISKKVAEVFKSSHLSKQRTISRYRRSISLIEDSSSDPINYSDALDRMNLLDEQLPPNFESLAIITRDHIPKNSHSEVGGWGLKFLKKTGVKQKIDPSDCYTGDCSTSMDIIVPAGIHGGPRIQNGGPSSLIERWRSGGHCDCGGWDLGCPVKVLQARSSKKDGLPPTEISEACKLFDFFIQGSEHGSPTLSISNVHDGLYFIHFQPSLSALQSFSIAVAYIHTRSPTLRPKNVQRSK, encoded by the exons ATGGACGGCATGCTTGTGACTGGCCGGAAAGATGAACAGGAGAATGACGATTCGTTGCAAAACGGGGATTTATCAGTAGGAGAGAATGGAATGAATAATTCTGAGTTGAAATTGAAGAAGCTGGCAAGAAAGGTAAATCCATGGCATGCTTTGATGTTAAATGCTAAAAGATTACAAGGTCGGAAAAATCTTATAAAGGATTCGTTGCAACGGAGTATTTTCGACATAAGTCATAAGATCCCGAGGCATGTGGTTACTCTAGACGAGAAATATCTTCGTCGTTGCCTGGAATTGATTCATATCAATGCGGCAAAAGCAGCTCGGTGCAACATCTCTGTCAACTTGAGCTCTTTAAACATGGCCGTTTTGTCCGATGGATTGAATTCAAATAAAATGCGGGATGAAGATACATGTGATTTTGACAGGTTTGTTTTCGACTGTCCATTGGCAGTTGAGACCGGTAGTGTTGTCCTTGGTCCGGCTGATCCATGGGTTGTAGGTTCGATAATGGGCAGCAGGAGTATGGCAAATATATTGAAGAGCCCATTGTTACAGAAATTGGGTGTATCGGACGTTGATTCGAGTTTAATGGATGTTAAAGGATCAAATATAAGTTCCGATTTCACAAACTCCCTTGGTGGTTTCATGCATTATTCCTTGAATAAGCTTGGAAGTGAAACACACGTATTGGATACTCGTAAATATGGATCAGAAACAGTGCAAAAAAGGCTTGTGTCTGTGTCAAGTTCAAACTCATCGTGCTCTGATCAATCCTTTTCTTCTAATTCGACAATGATTTCGCAGGGAATGCTTCAATGCACATGGAAGGGTGGGATTCCGTATTTTGTTTTCTCCCTCGATAATCAGAGGGTGGTATATGTAGCCAATTTGTTGAAGGAAGGATCGGCTCAGAATAAAGGTCTGGGATATACATACTTGTTTCGGTCTAGCAAGGGTGGTCATAAGGAACATGGGATTAATGATAATGACTTACATCTTGTTGGTAAGATGAAGGTATCTACTTCTTTCACAATCGGCCCCCAAGATTCTAAAATCATTGAAACGGAGTTTGTTTTGTTTGATGGTAATGAAACTTTTAACCTGGAACCACAAACTTCAAGCCATAACCACGGGAAGAATAAGGGTATATCGAAAAAAGTGGCAGAAGTATTCAAGAGCAGTCACTTATCCAAACAGAGAACAATATCGAGATATCGTCGGTCAATTTCCTTAATCGAAGATTCTTCTTCAGATCCTATCAATTATTCTGATGCACTAGATCGCATGAATCTGTTAGATGAACAACTTCCACCAAATTTTGAATCCCTCGCTATTATCACAAGGGACCATATCCCCAAAAATTCTCACTCGGAAGTTGGAGGTTGGGGCTTAAAGTTTCTCAAGAAAACAGGGGTTAAGCAAAAGATTGACCCTTCAGATTGCTATACCGGTGATTGCTCAACGAGTATGGATATTATAGTTCCAGCAGGTATTCACGGTGGTCCGAGAATCCAAAATGGCGGCCCATCGAGTCTTATCGAAAGATGGAGATCCGGTGGACATTGCGACTGTGGTGGCTGGGACTTGGGCTGTCCGGTGAAGGTACTTCAAGCCAGATCAAGCAAAAAAGACGGCTTACCTCCAACTGAAATATCCGAGGCTTGCAAGTTATTTGATTTTTTCATTCAG GGTTCCGAGCACGGTTCTCCGACGTTGAGCATATCAAATGTTCACGATggtctgtatttcattcattttCAACCATCGCTCTCAGCTCTACAGTCCTTCTCGATTGCAGTGGCGTACATCCATACCCGAAGCCCCACTCTCCGACCGAAAAATGTTCAGCGGTCCAAGTAA
- the LOC107930414 gene encoding 60S ribosomal protein L23 produces MSKRGRGGSAGNKFRMSLGLPVAATVNCADNTGAKNLYIISVKGIKGRLNRLPSACVGDMVMATVKKGKPDLRKKVLPAVIVRQRKPWRRKDGVYMYFEDNAGVIVNPKGEMKGSAITGPIGKECADLWPRIASAANAIV; encoded by the exons ATGTCGAAGCGAG ggcGTGGAGGATCAGCTGGAAACAAGTTCAGGATGTCACTGGGTTTACCAGTGGCTGCCACCGTGAACTGTGCCGATAACACTGGTGCTAAGAACCTTTATATCATCTCCGTGAAGGGGATCAAGGGCCGCCTCAACCGATTGCCATCGGCTTGTGTTGGAGACATGGTGATGGCTACTGTCAAGAAAGGAAAGCCTGATCTAAGGAAGAAGGTCTTGCCTGCCGTCATCGTGAGGCAACGTAAGCCTTGGCGCCGAAAGGATGGTGTTTACATGTACTTTGAAG ATAATGCTGGTGTCATTGTGAATCCGAAGGGAGAAATGAAAG GTTCTGCCATTACTGGTCCAATTGGGAAGGAGTGTGCTGATCTGTGGCCAAGAATTGCAAGTGCAGCCAATGCCATTGTTTAG
- the LOC107930413 gene encoding protein PROTON GRADIENT REGULATION 5, chloroplastic, which yields MKLSSPHKHIRLSNLHPKNISFFIFFKKPSRALPITSHKQRKETPILPLSVREEKLLNKSSMAASTSVSVAGFKGSLGKSSFNGGEDYAMLAAKSAPNVVRIGKPVRAQPMMKNVNEGKGVFAPLVVVTRQIVGKKRFNQLRGKAIALHSQVINEFCKAIGADGKQRQGLIRLAKKNGEKLGFLA from the exons ATGAAGCTCTCCAGTCCACACAAACACATCAGGCTCTCTAATTTACACCcaaaaaatatatcatttttcattttttttaaaaaacccagTAGAGCTTTACCAATCACAAGTCATAAACAACGAAAAGAAACCCCCATTCTCCCATTATCTGTAAGAGAAGAGAAGCTTTTGAATAAGTCTTCAATGGCTGCTTCTACTTCGGTTTCAGTAGCTGGGTTTAAGGGAAGTTTAGGGAAGAGTTCCTTCAATGGAGGTGAAGATTATGCCATGTTGGCGGCTAAATCGGCTCCCAACGTCGTTCGAATCGGAAAGCCAGTTCGAGCTCAGCCGATGATGAAGAACGTTAATGAAGGGAAAGGGGTGTTTGCGCCGCTTGTGGTGGTTACTCGCCAAATCGTGGGCAAAAAGAGGTTCAATCAGCTTAGAGGAAAAGCTATTGCCTTACATTCTCAG gtAATAAACGAATTTTGCAAAGCAATAGGGGCAGATGGTAAACAAAGGCAAGGATTGATTCGTTTGGCAAAGAAGAATGGTGAGAAGCTTGGATTCCTTGCCTGA
- the LOC107930308 gene encoding actin-related protein 2/3 complex subunit 2B — protein sequence MASFERASPALKEILLRIYNAEKPIEVDHHLYEFGSVEYHIKSSVSEPQVTYLSISTPFLSQGVFLSYGLSPFTLKMVRQISTDVLHIVEPANDGYQLTLRLDFSKLPHNKESLNIITEVSSVQAVILSSQLKEMLQNVNSGDSSQGMYKPIKLIYHPKEPFYVIRQPQKIVAVFPMRFKDNSDVIIATSFFQELIDVVSLKKWAKVPPCNWSPIPPLELRGEPFEDLSTNGGFVSFDISSHHVEGKRLDKIVWSLLNFYAYVKHHVKCTRGFIQRRMRRRLDNLVEVLEKSRVEDGQIKKVQGWKKMRKMVASKSKMIKRRWGDLGKKIKRIRFRIKIHGFARFRRRWLKMPSFSSSTGYTKLQTNGNNN from the exons ATGGCAAGCTTTGAGAGAGCTTCACCAGCTTTGAAGGAGATACTGCTCAGAATATACAA TGCAGAAAAGCCAATAGAGGTTGATCATCACTTGTATGAATTTGGATCTGTTGAATATCATATAAAG tCTTCAGTATCTGAACCACAAGTTACCTACTTGTCGATATCGACTCCATTCCTGTCCCAAGGAGTGTTTCTTTCATATGGGTTGTCACCATTTACCCTGAAAATGGTAAGGCAAATCTCCACTGATGTTCTTCACATTGTAGAGCCTGCAAATGATGGATACCAGCTTACTCTAAGACTTGATTTTTCCAAGCTCCCACATAACAAAG AATCTCTGAATATAATCACTGAAGTTTCCTCGGTCCAAGCTGTAATACTAAGTTCACAGCTGAAAGAAATGTTGCAAAATGTGAATTCTGGGGATTCATCTCAGGGGATGTATAAACCAATCAAACTTATTTATCATCCCAAAGAGCCTTTCTATGTCATCAGACAG CCTCAAAAGATAGTAGCAGTGTTTCCCATGAGATTCAAAGATAACTCAGATGTGATAATTGCAACATCCTTCTTTCAG GAGCTTATTGATGTGGTGAGTTTAAAAAAGTGGGCTAAAGTACCTCCATGCAACTGGTCTCCAATTCCACCTCTAGAACTTAGAGGAGAACCTTTTGAAGATTTGAGCACTAATGGAGGATTTGTCTCGTTTG ATATATCTTCACACCATGTTGAAGGTAAGAGACTAGACAAGATTGTGTGGAGTCTATTAAATTTCTATGCCTATGTTAAACACCATGTAAAG TGCACCAGAGGCTTTATACAAAGAAGAATGAGAAGACGATTGGACAATTTAGTTGAG GTCCTGGAAAAGTCAAGGGTAGAAGATGGACAGATTAAAAAGGTTCAAG GGTGGAAAAAGATGAGAAAAATGGTGGcatcaaaatctaaaatgataaaaagaagATGGGGTGATTTGGGAAAGAAGATAAAGAGAATCCGTTTCCGGATTAAAATCCATGGTTTTGCCCGCTTTCGTAGACGATGGTTAAAAATGCCCAGCTTCTCTTCTTCAACGGGATACACTAAACTACAAACTAAtggtaataataattaa